From Scatophagus argus isolate fScaArg1 chromosome 10, fScaArg1.pri, whole genome shotgun sequence, a single genomic window includes:
- the map3k21 gene encoding mitogen-activated protein kinase kinase kinase 21 yields the protein MNVSQAAFPNGEGRSGGGGTGDHAWTDSPTVRAWAHSAPLCQTRSLWTAAYDYEASGEDELSLRRGDVVEVLSKDAAISGDEGWWTGKINHRVGIFPSNYVTYQPAIYRLPATSGSVGVPERVPGSPVQIPFSELILEEIIGVGGFGKVYRGTWKDQEVAVKAARQDPDEDITATAGSVKQEAKLFSMLQHPNIIKLEGVCLEEPNLCLVMEYARGGTLNRVLTGRRIPPHILVNWAVQIARGMHYLHEEAVVPIIHRDLKSSNILLLEKIENDDIGRKTLKITDFGLAREWHKTTKMSAAGTYSWMAPEVIKSSLFSKGSDVWGYGVLLWELLTGEVPYRGIDGLAVAYGVAVNKLTLPIPSTCPEPFAKLMEECWDQDPHVRPSFSCILEQLSAIEEAVMATMPQDSFHSMQDDWRVEIQEMFDELRTKEKELRSREEELTRAALQQKSQEELLKRREQQLAEREINVLERELNILIFQLNKDKPNVKKRKGKFKRSRLKLKDGNRISLPSDFQHKITVQASPSMDKRRSLHSTTSSPPSSPTLIPRLRAIQLTQDESNRTWGRSTPFRPEEFDDVKKGIKKKGRTWGPSSVQSKERPAAAERVRPLSDGSNPWSTSLVKSQKSVPLAALFAEQSGVGKDEAFSQECPDSSSKPKQLKFPNQVYIDLPLWREEQQPQSPAGHCGPGDAGVGGQGGPTETTDDPYTTTSTSSTSTTPQLTPTNSLKRTSARRKTDSVLYGCGSLLASVVLGYDIREALKNSAPGEDCEPQREEKEKKKKEGLFQRATRFRRSTSPPSGRSRKDETSSNHTSTQPVNLLSMSAIMECNSTKCLLQSEAEVSESNPGKVELVAVNHHTEPTRPRPSSSAEGQSNKTAASTQTPVQTQSQPPEQSNHNTGTRLRRKKYTTNHNTNGPPALPPPSSQKKQEKEKDVASEKPSGGEAFSRPRPVSFRAKPHAWALLRGRNKSYSLGHYSGEKTAQNLNVVLSSEVGMGCSLLDMDTEGQKRDCTVPLCRIQSSPARPSVFELEKEFLS from the exons ATGAATGTCTCGCAGGCCGCTTTCCCAAACGGTGAAGGGCGGTCGGGCGGCGGTGGGACCGGGGACCATGCCTGGACAGATTCCCCCACGGTTCGGGCGTGGGCTCACTCAGCCCCGCTATGCCAGACTCGGTCCCTGTGGACAGCCGCGTATGACTACGAGGCAAGCGGCGAGGACGAGCTCAGTCTCAGACGAGGAGACGTGGTGGAGGTCCTGTCCAAGGACGCAGCGATCTCGGGAGACGAGGGTTGGTGGACGGGCAAAATCAACCACCGGGTCGGGATATTCCCCTCCAACTATGTCACCTATCAGCCCGCTATTTACCGCCTCCCTGCTACGAGTGGGTCGGTTGGGGTACCAGAGCGTGTCCCGGGCTCGCCCGTCCAGATTCCCTTCAGTGAACTGATCCTGGAGGAGATCATAGGCGTGGGGGGATTTGGTAAAGTTTACCGGGGCACATGGAAAGATCAAGAGGTTGCCGTGAAAGCAGCTCGCCAAGACCCGGACGAGGACATAACAGCCACCGCGGGCAGTGTTAAACAAGAAGCGAAGCTTTTCTCCATGCTGCAGCATCCCAACATTATTAAACTTGAAGGCGTGTGTTTGGAGGAGCCCAACCTGTGCTTGGTCATGGAGTACGCTCGAGGCGGGACACTGAACCGGGTGCTGACCGGAAGGCGCATCCCTCCACACATCCTGGTCAACTGGGCCGTGCAGATTGCACGCGGGATGCACTACCTACACGAGGAGGCCGTGGTGCCCATCATCCATCGTGACCTGAAGTCTAGCAACA ttttattacttGAAAAGATTGAGAATGACGACATCGGGAGGAAGACCCTGAAGATCACTGATTTTGGCCTGGCCAGGGAGTggcacaaaaccacaaaaatgtcAGCTGCAGGCACCTACTCCTGGATGGCCCCTGAGGTCATTAAGTCATCTCTCTTCTCCAAAGGCAGTGACGTCTGGGG CTACGGTGTCTTGCTGTGGGAGCTATTAACAGGGGAGGTGCCGTACCGTGGGATAGATGGCCTGGCTGTTGCATACGGTGTGGCAGTCAATAAGTTAACTCTGCCAATCCCCTCCACCTGCCCAGAACCCTTCGCTAAACTCATGGAAG AGTGCTGGGACCAGGACCCCCACGTGCgtccctccttctcctgcatCCTGGAGCAGCTGTCGGCCATCGAGGAGGCAGTCATGGCCACCATGCCCCAGGACTCCTTCCACAGCATGCAGGACGACTGGCGTGTGGAGATCCAGGAGATGTTTGATGAGCTCAGGACCAAAGAGAAG GAGCTGCGGTCCAGAGAAGAGGAGCTGACGCGGGCCGCCCTCCAGCAGAAGTctcaggaggagctgctgaagcGTCgggagcagcagctggcagagCGGGAGATCAACGTGCTGGAGAGAGAGCTCAACATCCTCATTTTCCAGCTCAACAAAGACAAGCCCAatgtgaagaagaggaaaggcaaATTCAAACGTTCCCGCCTTAAACTGAAGGATGGAAACCGCATCAGCCTGCCCTCAG ACTTCCAGCATAAGATCACCGTGCAGGCGTCGCCCTCCATGGACAAGAGGCGGAGCCTCCATagcaccacctcctcccctcccagCAGCCCCACACTCATCCCCCGGCTACGAGCCATTCAAC TGACTCAAGACGAGAGCAACCGTACATGGGGCCGCAGCACCCCCTTCAGGCCGGAGGAGTTTGATGATGTGAAAAAGGGGAtcaagaagaaaggaaggacCTGGGGCCCCAGTTCAGTGCAGAGCAAAGAaaggcctgctgctgcagagag AGTACGTCCTCTGTCAGATGGCAGTAACCCCTGGTCCACCAGCCTGGTCAAGTCCCAAAAGTCTGTCCCTCTGGCTGCCCTGTTCGCTGAACAAT CGGGTGTTGGGAAAGACGAGGCGTTTTCCCAGGAATGTCCTGACAGCAGCTCCAAGCCAAAGCAGCTCAAGTTCCCCAACCAGGTGTACATCGATCTACCTCTGTggagggaggagcagcagcctcagagcCCCGCTGGGCACTGTGGGCCAGGAGACGCCGGGGTAGGAGGTCAGGGTGGCCCAACGGAGACCACAGACGACCCCTACACCACCACATCCACCtcgtccacctccaccaccccaCAGCTCACACCCACCAACAGCCTGAAGCGGACGTCGGCTCGCCGCAAGACTGACTCTGTGCTGTATGGCTGCGGCTCGCTGCTGGCTTCAGTCGTGCTCGGTTATGACATTAGGGAGGCTCTCAAAAACTCAGCCCCTGGGGAAGATTGCGAGCCCCAGcgtgaggagaaagagaagaagaagaaggagggcCTGTTTCAGCGTGCGACCCGATTCCGTCGCAGCACCTCACCGCCGAGCGGTCGCTCCCGCAAAGACGAGACATCGTCAAACCACACCTCCACCCAACCTGTCAATCTCCTCTCCATGTCAGCCATTATGGAATGCAACTCCACCAAGTGTCTCTTACAGTCTGAGGCTGAGGTGTCAGAGTCCAACCCTGGGAAGGTTGAGCTTGTGGCTGTCAATCATCACACAGAACCAACCAGACCCCGCCCATCATCTTCTGCTGAAGGCCAGAGTAACAAGACTGCAGccagcacacagacaccagTGCAAACCCAAAGCCAGCCACCAGAGCAGAGCAACCACAACACGGGGACACGTCTACGCAGGAAGAAGTACACCACCAACCACAATA CAAATGGCCcacctgctcttcctcctccatcctcacaaaagaagcaggagaaagagaaggatgtAGCATCAGAGAAGCCCTCAGGTGGGGAGGCCTTTTCCAGGCCACGACCGGTGTCGTTCCGGGCCAAACCCCACGCCTGGGCCCTTCTGCGAGGACGCAACAAGAGCTACTCCCTGGGCCACTATTCCGGAGAGAAGACGGCACAAAACCTAAACGTGGTGCTGTCTTCGGAGGTGGGGATGGGTTGCTCCCTGCTGGACATGGACACAGAGGGCCAGAAACGAGACTGCACCGTGCCGCTCTGCCGCATTCAGAGTTCTCCGGCGCGGCCCTCCGTCTTTGAGCTGGAGAAAGAGTTCCTCTCTTGA